A region of Bifidobacterium adolescentis ATCC 15703 DNA encodes the following proteins:
- a CDS encoding alpha/beta hydrolase produces the protein MRYFEDEISGIDGSTATFVGYCLDNSSEIDPNRKRPSVLVIPGGGYEMTSDREAEPIAMQFLAAGFNAFVLRYSVKPSIFPVALLEAAEAMRRIHTHADEWHCDADAIAVIGFSAGGHLAANLATSASDDVLAAHGYDADAVRPNGLMLAYPVVTSGPLAHRGSFDALLGDRKADPEALDAVSIEKHIDAKTPPVFVWHTVPDDCVPYENTLMLVDACKKAGVSVEAHLFPNGGHGLSLGTAETAWQGVNGIEPCVQVWPKLAIAWMRRTFAATDATAAMTGSATTVAIAE, from the coding sequence ATGCGTTATTTTGAAGATGAAATTTCCGGAATCGACGGCAGCACGGCCACGTTCGTCGGCTACTGCCTTGACAACAGCAGCGAAATCGACCCGAATCGCAAGCGCCCGTCCGTGCTGGTGATTCCCGGCGGCGGCTACGAAATGACGTCCGACCGCGAAGCCGAACCAATCGCCATGCAATTCCTTGCAGCCGGCTTCAACGCGTTCGTGCTGCGCTATTCCGTGAAGCCGTCCATTTTTCCGGTCGCGCTGCTGGAAGCGGCCGAAGCGATGCGGCGGATCCACACGCATGCCGACGAATGGCATTGCGATGCCGACGCTATCGCGGTGATCGGCTTTTCCGCCGGCGGCCACCTTGCCGCCAATCTTGCGACTTCCGCCAGCGACGACGTGCTTGCGGCGCATGGTTACGACGCGGATGCGGTGCGCCCGAACGGTCTGATGCTCGCCTACCCGGTGGTCACGTCCGGCCCGCTCGCCCACCGCGGCAGTTTCGATGCGCTGCTCGGCGACCGCAAGGCCGATCCGGAAGCGCTCGACGCGGTTTCGATCGAGAAACATATCGATGCGAAGACGCCGCCGGTGTTCGTCTGGCATACCGTTCCGGACGATTGCGTGCCGTACGAGAACACGCTGATGCTCGTCGACGCCTGCAAGAAGGCGGGCGTGAGCGTCGAGGCGCACCTGTTCCCCAACGGCGGCCACGGTCTGTCGCTCGGCACCGCCGAAACCGCATGGCAGGGGGTCAACGGCATCGAACCGTGCGTACAGGTCTGGCCGAAACTTGCGATTGCGTGGATGCGTCGCACGTTTGCCGCTACCGACGCCACCGCCGCCATGACCGGCTCTGCCACGACCGTCGCGATTGCCGAATAA